Proteins from a genomic interval of Lolium perenne isolate Kyuss_39 chromosome 1, Kyuss_2.0, whole genome shotgun sequence:
- the LOC127327760 gene encoding uncharacterized protein isoform X2: MIGNNRGDHTGVGQGSAAVSSINNESRRLDAEKSALHQHFKEHESSPMSFPPESQEFVMSYCKTTQAKPNDLIEMTTCTVHPSVDHVVGSSNFSHAPATNHVSKIDNGIMTNGDRGKKPPSISVTAKVRSPEIDFSFDQKQHRPECLPLSENVPANESNQKSDISATPSNGDRGKKPPSTSVTAKVRSPEIDFSFDQKQHRPECLPLSENVPANESNQKSDISATPSNGDRGKKPPSTFVAAKVRSPEIDFSFHQKQHVPECPPLSENVSANGSNQKSDILATPSNGKPFADYAFMRVSNVNVQTQPKVPLQPLAQQPKVLNKKESAAKGDLHLDSDTPISVHVASSTNVPRTEKRADAALSYTEANPSSAADAMKEAMEYADARLRAAKELMERKGDSFKIRKKPSHHRSTRSVEIKAPVEVYTFEENMSMKNPAKGHNFVLDKHQGNAVRTNHCDDSGRKVLPFEKPKQMMRTCTMPCQNSSKLEKLGNWRSGDEFFELTGDDQKCQTDTARGEEDNCGTSKTVTEPRKVQEGKVEVTMQDSDLGRHEKPRVVNYHSDLEVKHESRKEDNTVQLDKGEDMVSAMLEASTEYMAHKGIDSSHCEELVTVGNSEGSHDDGSVDLPSVSKVSPELDFIKDVPSSRSTSSSVNYANDLKHLGNSNMSSVEGTLKEPEKSEGGLEVRCDYEIQSTSGSSKTLQEPPEVADVYNSQASQIKSLILEELERSDLTQTSPRVESTSELEAETYGREKFSFIGESYLHNENEIPCESLISEVEKVETEVELHPHTHTEESVPDEDVKCTEQSDITLQTNNPVVSSVLNVFEVASKLIKGDVDQEIQGSLGPSEVEDRTEEGTDRPVSVCERKEAEETPSENNEKTDTEEESAHANQEDQKASVSDTNKGQVDVDARGKITVDKMESVISFEDEITMKSANDCPTIVAINSKDEPAFCPEMSTDVQHLTQNAESAISQTSNENVPDVDKTKEVRKEAVRELPTEISRTSEEEKSSASKMEGKNSRERISKAEQKHQHVHLEKNDSVPKSAESSFPVSAEVSRKETPGPQRSKERGSTKSEKEREDREAAQRLEEAKERQKIFEKERENAEDSERKRKEEQEREREREKDKLAVERATREAHERAFNNAREMAEKMALERIAAARQRASAEARQKEERANAEARIKAERAAVERATAEARERAIKKAKAEKAAAEARERREQIRSSSKDIRQDTHSQRATSSGSLRNPDSSSKVVDAESGLRHKARIERHQRTTERVSKALAEKNMRDLMVQREQAEKHRMADFLDPEVKRWSNGKEGNLRALLSTLQYILGADSGWQPVPLTDLITAAAVKKAYRKATLCVHPDKLQQRGATIRQKYICEKVFDLLKDAWNKFTSEER; encoded by the exons ATGATAGGAAACAACAGGGGTGATCACACTGGGGTAGGACAGGGAAGCGCTGCTGT ATCATCGATAAACAATGAATCTAGGCGACTTGATGCTGAGAAATCTGCTCTCCATCAACACTTCAAAGAGCACGAGTCTTCTCCAATGTCCTTCCCTCCGGAGAGTCAGGAATTTGTCATGTCATATTGCAAGACTACCCAGGCAAAACCGAATGATCTAATTGAGATGACTACGTGCACAGTTCACCCTTCAGTGGATCATGTGGTTGGTTCTTCGAATTTTTCACATGCCCCAGCAACTAATCATGTTTCAAAAATAGATAATGGTATAATGACTAATGGAGACAGAGGGAAGAAGCCCCCCTCAATCTCTGTAACTGCAAAGGTGCGAAGTCCTGAGATTGACTTCAGTTTTGATCAGAAGCAGCACAGACCAGAATGTCTACCTCTTTCCGAAAATGTTCCTGCAAATGAAAGTAACCAGAAATCTGATATTTCTGCAACGCCCAGTAATGGAGACAGAGGGAAGAAGCCCCCCTCAACCTCTGTAACTGCAAAGGTGCGAAGTCCTGAGATTGACTTCAGTTTTGATCAGAAGCAGCACAGACCAGAATGTCTACCTCTTTCCGAAAATGTTCCTGCAAATGAAAGTAACCAGAAATCTGATATTTCTGCAACGCCCAGTAATGGAGACAGAGGGAAGAAGCCCCCCTCAACCTTTGTAGCTGCCAAGGTGAGAAGTCCTGAGATTGACTTCAGTTTTCATCAGAagcagcatgtaccagaatgtccACCTCTTTCTGAAAATGTTTCTGCAAATGGAAGTAACCAGAAATCTGATATTCTTGCAACACCCAGCAATGGAAAACCTTTTGCAGATTATGCATTTATGAGGGTATCTAATGTTAATGTGCAGACACAACCAAAAGTACCACTACAACCTTTGGCGCAGCAACCTAAAGTGCTAAACAAGAAAGAAAGTGCAGCAAAGGGagatctccatcttgacagtgacaCTCCAATTTCTGTCCATGTTGCTTCAAGTACCAATGTGCCTCGAACTGAAAAAAGAGCTGATGCTGCTTTGTCTTACACTGAGGCCAATCCGAGTTCTGCTGCAGACGCTATGAAGGAGGCAATGGAATATGCTGATGCTAGGTTAAGAGCTGCAAAGGAACTAATGGAGAGAAAAGGTGACAGTTTTAAAATTCGAAAGAAGCCCAGTCATCACAGAAGCACAAGATCTGTAGAAATCAAGGCTCCTGTAGAGGTATATACATTTGAGGAAAACATGTCAATGAAAAATCCAGCAAAAGGACATAATTTTGTGTTGGACAAGCACCAAGGTAATGCTGTCAGAACGAATCATTGTGATGACAGTGGAAGAAAGGTACTGCCATTTGAGAAGCCTAAGCAGATGATGCGAACTTGCACTATGCCATGTCAAAATTCCAGTAAATTAGAGAAACTAGGTAACTGGAGATCAGGTGATGAATTTTTTGAGCTTACTGGAGATGATCAGAAATGCCAGACTGATACAGCCAGGGGGGAAGAAGATAATTGTGGGACATCAAAGACTGTCACTGAGCCCAGAAAGGTCCAAGAAGGTAAAGTTGAAGTTACCATGCAAGACTCTGACCTTGGAAGACATGAAAAACCGCGGGTTGTTAATTATCACAGCGATTTGGAAGTGAAACATGAAAGTCGGAAAGAAGATAACACAGTTCAATTGGATAAAGGAGAAGATATGGTGTCTGCAATGCTGGAAGCTTCTACAGAATATATGGCACACAAAGGTATTGATAGCTCCCATTGTGAGGAACTTGTGACTGTTGGAAATTCTGAAGGAAGCCACGATGATGGGAGTGTTGACCTTCCTTCtgtgagcaaggtctctcctgaaTTAGACTTCATCAAGGATGTTCCTAGTTCACGCTCAACTTCTTCGTCTGTTAACTACGCCAATGATCTGAAACATCTTGGTAATAGTAATATGAGTTCAGTAGAAGGAACATTGAAGGAGCCCGAAAAGAGTGAAGGAGGACTAGAGGTACGATGTGATTATGAGATCCAAAGCACTTCAGGGAGTAGTAAAACATTACAAGAACCTCCAGAAGTTGCTGATGTTTATAATTCCCAAGCAAGTCAAATTAAATCATTGATTTTAGAGGAACTTGAAAGATCTGATCTAACTCAAACTTCCCCAAGGGTCGAGAGTACATCTGAGCTTGAAGCTGAAACCTATGGAAGGGAAAAGTTTAGTTTTATTGGTGAATCATACCTGCATAATGAAAACGAAATACCTTGTGAATCACTAATCTCTGAAGTAGAGAAAGTTGAAACTGAAGTGGAACTTCATCCACACACACATACTGAAGAGTCTGTTCCAGATGAGGATGTTAAGTGTACTGAACAGAGTGATATTACTTTGCAAACCAATAATCCTGTAGTGTCATCTGTGCTGAATGTATTCGAGGTAGCCAGCAAATTGATTAAAGGGGACGTTGATCAGGAAATCCAAGGTTCATTAGGGCCTAGCGAAGTGGAAGACAGAACAGAAGAAGGGACTGATAGACCTGTCTCCGTTTGTGAACGTAAAGAAGCAGAAGAAACCCCCTCAGAAAATAATGAGAAGACAGATACGGAGGAAGAATCAGCTCATGCTAATCAGGAGGATCAAAAGGCATCTGTATCTGATACTAACAAAGGACAAGTTGATGTAGATGCACGGGGTAAGATAACAGTTGATAAAATGGAAAGTGTGATAAGTTTTGAAGATGAGATTACCATGAAATCTGCTAATGATTGCCCCACCATagtagcaataaattcaaaggacGAGCCAGCTTTCTGTCCAGAAATGAGTACGGACGTGCAGCACTTGACTCAAAATGCTGAATCTGCTATTTCTCAGACATCTAATGAAAATGTTCCTGATGTTGACAAGACCAAAGAGGTGCGCAAAGAAGCAGTAAGAGAATTACCTACAGAAATATCTAGAACATCTGAAGAAGAGAAAAGCAGTGCAagcaaaatggaaggaaaaaactcTAGAGAAAGGATATCAAAGGCAGAACAAAAGCATCAACATGTTCATTTGGAGAAGAATGACAGTGTGCCTAAATCTGCAGAAAGTTCATTCCCAGTTTCCGCTGAGGTGTCAAGAAAAGAGACACCTGGGCCTCAGAGAAGCAAAGAGAGGGGGAGTACAAAATCAGAAAAGGAAAGAGAGGACAGAGAGGCTGCTCAAAGACTTGAAGAAGCAAAAGAAAGGCAAAAGATATttgagaaagaaagagaaaatgcCGAAGACAgtgaaagaaaaagaaaggaagaGCAGGAGAGGGAAAGGGAAAGGGAAAAGGATAAACTTGCTGTTGAAAGAGCTACAAGAGAAGCCCACGAGAGGGCATTTAATAATGCTCGTGAGATGGCAGAAAAAATGGCATTGGAAAGGATTGCGGCGGCACGCCAAAGGGCTTCTGCTGAGGCCCGACAAAAAGAAGAGAGAGCAAATGCCGAAGCTCGGATAAAAGCAGAACGGGCTGCAGTCGAAAGAGCAACTGCAGAAGCTCGGGAGAGGGCGATTAAAAAGGCTAAGGCTGAGAAGGCTGCTGCAGAGGCAAGAGAACGCAGGGAACAAATCAGATCCTCTTCCAAG GATATTCGACAGGACACTCATTCTCAAAGAGCAACTTCTAGTGGCTCCTTAAGAAACCCAGATTCTAGTAGCAAAG TGGTTGATGCTGAGTCGGGTTTAAGGCATAAAGCAAGAATAGAGAGGCATCAACGCACAACTGAGCGAGTG TCAAAAGCCCTCGCTGAGAAGAACATGCGCGACCTGATGGTTCAGAGAGAGCAGGCAGAGAAACAT AGGATGGCTGATTTCCTGGATCCTGAGGTTAAGAGGTGGTCAAACGGAAAGGAAGGAAATCTGCGAGCCCTGTTGTCCACTTTGCAATAT ATTCTTGGAGCTGATAGTGGTTGGCAGCCAGTGCCACTTACAGACCTCATCACAGCCGCCGCGGTGAAGAAGGCCTACAGGAAGGCAACTCTGTGTGTCCACCCGGATAAATTGCAGCAAAGGGGTGCTACAATCAGGCAGAAGTACATCTGTGAGAAAGTTTTTGACCTTCTCAAG GATGCTTGGAAcaagttcacctccgaggagcgcTAG
- the LOC127327760 gene encoding uncharacterized protein isoform X1: MDAPPRERRHHRKTATAARAGYADVFGGPPRFGAAGPPPLDYAEVFAATCSIPYLDLPPVAAADAGDCFSSSARRRDEYGEIFGGFEFAHFAAPYHDLFQVPPPPAPAPATEEEDIASSSASASASASASGSSSRSSINNESRRLDAEKSALHQHFKEHESSPMSFPPESQEFVMSYCKTTQAKPNDLIEMTTCTVHPSVDHVVGSSNFSHAPATNHVSKIDNGIMTNGDRGKKPPSISVTAKVRSPEIDFSFDQKQHRPECLPLSENVPANESNQKSDISATPSNGDRGKKPPSTSVTAKVRSPEIDFSFDQKQHRPECLPLSENVPANESNQKSDISATPSNGDRGKKPPSTFVAAKVRSPEIDFSFHQKQHVPECPPLSENVSANGSNQKSDILATPSNGKPFADYAFMRVSNVNVQTQPKVPLQPLAQQPKVLNKKESAAKGDLHLDSDTPISVHVASSTNVPRTEKRADAALSYTEANPSSAADAMKEAMEYADARLRAAKELMERKGDSFKIRKKPSHHRSTRSVEIKAPVEVYTFEENMSMKNPAKGHNFVLDKHQGNAVRTNHCDDSGRKVLPFEKPKQMMRTCTMPCQNSSKLEKLGNWRSGDEFFELTGDDQKCQTDTARGEEDNCGTSKTVTEPRKVQEGKVEVTMQDSDLGRHEKPRVVNYHSDLEVKHESRKEDNTVQLDKGEDMVSAMLEASTEYMAHKGIDSSHCEELVTVGNSEGSHDDGSVDLPSVSKVSPELDFIKDVPSSRSTSSSVNYANDLKHLGNSNMSSVEGTLKEPEKSEGGLEVRCDYEIQSTSGSSKTLQEPPEVADVYNSQASQIKSLILEELERSDLTQTSPRVESTSELEAETYGREKFSFIGESYLHNENEIPCESLISEVEKVETEVELHPHTHTEESVPDEDVKCTEQSDITLQTNNPVVSSVLNVFEVASKLIKGDVDQEIQGSLGPSEVEDRTEEGTDRPVSVCERKEAEETPSENNEKTDTEEESAHANQEDQKASVSDTNKGQVDVDARGKITVDKMESVISFEDEITMKSANDCPTIVAINSKDEPAFCPEMSTDVQHLTQNAESAISQTSNENVPDVDKTKEVRKEAVRELPTEISRTSEEEKSSASKMEGKNSRERISKAEQKHQHVHLEKNDSVPKSAESSFPVSAEVSRKETPGPQRSKERGSTKSEKEREDREAAQRLEEAKERQKIFEKERENAEDSERKRKEEQEREREREKDKLAVERATREAHERAFNNAREMAEKMALERIAAARQRASAEARQKEERANAEARIKAERAAVERATAEARERAIKKAKAEKAAAEARERREQIRSSSKDIRQDTHSQRATSSGSLRNPDSSSKVVDAESGLRHKARIERHQRTTERVSKALAEKNMRDLMVQREQAEKHRMADFLDPEVKRWSNGKEGNLRALLSTLQYILGADSGWQPVPLTDLITAAAVKKAYRKATLCVHPDKLQQRGATIRQKYICEKVFDLLKDAWNKFTSEER, from the exons ATCATCGATAAACAATGAATCTAGGCGACTTGATGCTGAGAAATCTGCTCTCCATCAACACTTCAAAGAGCACGAGTCTTCTCCAATGTCCTTCCCTCCGGAGAGTCAGGAATTTGTCATGTCATATTGCAAGACTACCCAGGCAAAACCGAATGATCTAATTGAGATGACTACGTGCACAGTTCACCCTTCAGTGGATCATGTGGTTGGTTCTTCGAATTTTTCACATGCCCCAGCAACTAATCATGTTTCAAAAATAGATAATGGTATAATGACTAATGGAGACAGAGGGAAGAAGCCCCCCTCAATCTCTGTAACTGCAAAGGTGCGAAGTCCTGAGATTGACTTCAGTTTTGATCAGAAGCAGCACAGACCAGAATGTCTACCTCTTTCCGAAAATGTTCCTGCAAATGAAAGTAACCAGAAATCTGATATTTCTGCAACGCCCAGTAATGGAGACAGAGGGAAGAAGCCCCCCTCAACCTCTGTAACTGCAAAGGTGCGAAGTCCTGAGATTGACTTCAGTTTTGATCAGAAGCAGCACAGACCAGAATGTCTACCTCTTTCCGAAAATGTTCCTGCAAATGAAAGTAACCAGAAATCTGATATTTCTGCAACGCCCAGTAATGGAGACAGAGGGAAGAAGCCCCCCTCAACCTTTGTAGCTGCCAAGGTGAGAAGTCCTGAGATTGACTTCAGTTTTCATCAGAagcagcatgtaccagaatgtccACCTCTTTCTGAAAATGTTTCTGCAAATGGAAGTAACCAGAAATCTGATATTCTTGCAACACCCAGCAATGGAAAACCTTTTGCAGATTATGCATTTATGAGGGTATCTAATGTTAATGTGCAGACACAACCAAAAGTACCACTACAACCTTTGGCGCAGCAACCTAAAGTGCTAAACAAGAAAGAAAGTGCAGCAAAGGGagatctccatcttgacagtgacaCTCCAATTTCTGTCCATGTTGCTTCAAGTACCAATGTGCCTCGAACTGAAAAAAGAGCTGATGCTGCTTTGTCTTACACTGAGGCCAATCCGAGTTCTGCTGCAGACGCTATGAAGGAGGCAATGGAATATGCTGATGCTAGGTTAAGAGCTGCAAAGGAACTAATGGAGAGAAAAGGTGACAGTTTTAAAATTCGAAAGAAGCCCAGTCATCACAGAAGCACAAGATCTGTAGAAATCAAGGCTCCTGTAGAGGTATATACATTTGAGGAAAACATGTCAATGAAAAATCCAGCAAAAGGACATAATTTTGTGTTGGACAAGCACCAAGGTAATGCTGTCAGAACGAATCATTGTGATGACAGTGGAAGAAAGGTACTGCCATTTGAGAAGCCTAAGCAGATGATGCGAACTTGCACTATGCCATGTCAAAATTCCAGTAAATTAGAGAAACTAGGTAACTGGAGATCAGGTGATGAATTTTTTGAGCTTACTGGAGATGATCAGAAATGCCAGACTGATACAGCCAGGGGGGAAGAAGATAATTGTGGGACATCAAAGACTGTCACTGAGCCCAGAAAGGTCCAAGAAGGTAAAGTTGAAGTTACCATGCAAGACTCTGACCTTGGAAGACATGAAAAACCGCGGGTTGTTAATTATCACAGCGATTTGGAAGTGAAACATGAAAGTCGGAAAGAAGATAACACAGTTCAATTGGATAAAGGAGAAGATATGGTGTCTGCAATGCTGGAAGCTTCTACAGAATATATGGCACACAAAGGTATTGATAGCTCCCATTGTGAGGAACTTGTGACTGTTGGAAATTCTGAAGGAAGCCACGATGATGGGAGTGTTGACCTTCCTTCtgtgagcaaggtctctcctgaaTTAGACTTCATCAAGGATGTTCCTAGTTCACGCTCAACTTCTTCGTCTGTTAACTACGCCAATGATCTGAAACATCTTGGTAATAGTAATATGAGTTCAGTAGAAGGAACATTGAAGGAGCCCGAAAAGAGTGAAGGAGGACTAGAGGTACGATGTGATTATGAGATCCAAAGCACTTCAGGGAGTAGTAAAACATTACAAGAACCTCCAGAAGTTGCTGATGTTTATAATTCCCAAGCAAGTCAAATTAAATCATTGATTTTAGAGGAACTTGAAAGATCTGATCTAACTCAAACTTCCCCAAGGGTCGAGAGTACATCTGAGCTTGAAGCTGAAACCTATGGAAGGGAAAAGTTTAGTTTTATTGGTGAATCATACCTGCATAATGAAAACGAAATACCTTGTGAATCACTAATCTCTGAAGTAGAGAAAGTTGAAACTGAAGTGGAACTTCATCCACACACACATACTGAAGAGTCTGTTCCAGATGAGGATGTTAAGTGTACTGAACAGAGTGATATTACTTTGCAAACCAATAATCCTGTAGTGTCATCTGTGCTGAATGTATTCGAGGTAGCCAGCAAATTGATTAAAGGGGACGTTGATCAGGAAATCCAAGGTTCATTAGGGCCTAGCGAAGTGGAAGACAGAACAGAAGAAGGGACTGATAGACCTGTCTCCGTTTGTGAACGTAAAGAAGCAGAAGAAACCCCCTCAGAAAATAATGAGAAGACAGATACGGAGGAAGAATCAGCTCATGCTAATCAGGAGGATCAAAAGGCATCTGTATCTGATACTAACAAAGGACAAGTTGATGTAGATGCACGGGGTAAGATAACAGTTGATAAAATGGAAAGTGTGATAAGTTTTGAAGATGAGATTACCATGAAATCTGCTAATGATTGCCCCACCATagtagcaataaattcaaaggacGAGCCAGCTTTCTGTCCAGAAATGAGTACGGACGTGCAGCACTTGACTCAAAATGCTGAATCTGCTATTTCTCAGACATCTAATGAAAATGTTCCTGATGTTGACAAGACCAAAGAGGTGCGCAAAGAAGCAGTAAGAGAATTACCTACAGAAATATCTAGAACATCTGAAGAAGAGAAAAGCAGTGCAagcaaaatggaaggaaaaaactcTAGAGAAAGGATATCAAAGGCAGAACAAAAGCATCAACATGTTCATTTGGAGAAGAATGACAGTGTGCCTAAATCTGCAGAAAGTTCATTCCCAGTTTCCGCTGAGGTGTCAAGAAAAGAGACACCTGGGCCTCAGAGAAGCAAAGAGAGGGGGAGTACAAAATCAGAAAAGGAAAGAGAGGACAGAGAGGCTGCTCAAAGACTTGAAGAAGCAAAAGAAAGGCAAAAGATATttgagaaagaaagagaaaatgcCGAAGACAgtgaaagaaaaagaaaggaagaGCAGGAGAGGGAAAGGGAAAGGGAAAAGGATAAACTTGCTGTTGAAAGAGCTACAAGAGAAGCCCACGAGAGGGCATTTAATAATGCTCGTGAGATGGCAGAAAAAATGGCATTGGAAAGGATTGCGGCGGCACGCCAAAGGGCTTCTGCTGAGGCCCGACAAAAAGAAGAGAGAGCAAATGCCGAAGCTCGGATAAAAGCAGAACGGGCTGCAGTCGAAAGAGCAACTGCAGAAGCTCGGGAGAGGGCGATTAAAAAGGCTAAGGCTGAGAAGGCTGCTGCAGAGGCAAGAGAACGCAGGGAACAAATCAGATCCTCTTCCAAG GATATTCGACAGGACACTCATTCTCAAAGAGCAACTTCTAGTGGCTCCTTAAGAAACCCAGATTCTAGTAGCAAAG TGGTTGATGCTGAGTCGGGTTTAAGGCATAAAGCAAGAATAGAGAGGCATCAACGCACAACTGAGCGAGTG TCAAAAGCCCTCGCTGAGAAGAACATGCGCGACCTGATGGTTCAGAGAGAGCAGGCAGAGAAACAT AGGATGGCTGATTTCCTGGATCCTGAGGTTAAGAGGTGGTCAAACGGAAAGGAAGGAAATCTGCGAGCCCTGTTGTCCACTTTGCAATAT ATTCTTGGAGCTGATAGTGGTTGGCAGCCAGTGCCACTTACAGACCTCATCACAGCCGCCGCGGTGAAGAAGGCCTACAGGAAGGCAACTCTGTGTGTCCACCCGGATAAATTGCAGCAAAGGGGTGCTACAATCAGGCAGAAGTACATCTGTGAGAAAGTTTTTGACCTTCTCAAG GATGCTTGGAAcaagttcacctccgaggagcgcTAG